A single window of Aspergillus puulaauensis MK2 DNA, chromosome 5, nearly complete sequence DNA harbors:
- the UTP7 gene encoding WDR46/Utp7 family WD40 repeat domain-containing protein (BUSCO:EOG09261UMG;~COG:A;~EggNog:ENOG410PHNQ;~InterPro:IPR036322,IPR015943,IPR040315,IPR019775, IPR001680,IPR012952,IPR017986;~PFAM:PF08149;~go_function: GO:0005515 - protein binding [Evidence IEA]), which translates to MAESAPTKAVAPTKQRKENKRLIEAQKKYGRGKAVHTHGVRDKKLRSNLQAVEEKYKDAALRAKDAEILMEHNAGFLEPEGEMERTYRVRQDEIATNVGIETAKKKFELRLDDFGPYRMDYTRNGRELMLAGRKGHVATMDWRNGKLGCELHLRETVRDARWLHNNQYFAVAQKKAVYIYDRQGVELHCLNRIVEPNFLEFLPYHFLLASTQMSGHLKYTDTSTGQLIAEIPTKAGAPTAMAQNPWNAIIHVGHQNGTVSLWSPNTEAPLVKALVHRGPVRSMAIDRQGRYMVSTGQDLKMQVWDIRMYREIHSYSCYQPGASASISDRGLTAVGWGTQVSVWRGLFDAAAADTQKVQSPYMSWGGDGQRIENLRWCPYEDILGVAHDKGFASIIVPGAGEPNFDALEANPYENPKQRQEAEVRALMHKLQPGMISLDPSFIGRVDTVSDKKNREEKDLDRRPEDMIEKLKNRGRGRNSALRKYLRKKGRRNVVDEKLLRAQALHKERSARAKERLRSEKEELGPALARFAKKDI; encoded by the exons ATGGCGGAATCAGCGCCGACAAAGGCCGTTGCGCCAACCAAGCAGCGCAAAGAGAACAAACGGTTGATCGAGGCACAGAAGAAATACGGACGCGGCAAGGCTGTCCATACCCATGGTGTAAGGGACAAGAAACTGCGAAGTAATCTACAGGCCGTCGAAGAAAAGTACAAGGATGCCGCTCTCCGCGCCAAAGATGCGGAGATTCTCATGGAACATAATGCCGGGTTCCTCGAGCCTGAgggggagatggagcggACGTACCGGGTGCGCCAGGACGAGATCGCAACAAATGTGGGCATCGAgacggcaaagaagaagTTCGAATTAAGGCTCGATGATTTTGGTCCTTATCGAATGGACTACACGCGGAATGGGCGCGAGTTGATGCTAGCAGGGCGAAAGGGACATGTTGCGACGATGGACTGGCGGAATGGGAAATTGGGGTGTGAATTACATTTACGGGAAACTGTTAGGGATGCGCGGTGGCTGCATAACAATCAGTATTTTGCCGTTGCTCAGAAGAAGGCGGTTTATATCTATGACCGCCAGGGTGTTGAGTTGCACTGCCTGAACAGGATCGTCGAACCCAACTTTCTTGAATTCCTCCCCTACCATTTTCTTCTCGCTTCAACT CAAATGAGCGGCCACCTCAAATACACCGACACATCTACCGGCCAGCTCATTGCCGAGATCCCCACCAAAGCCGGGGCTCCAACGGCCATGGCCCAAAATCCCTGGAACGCGATTATACATGTTGGCCATCAAAACGGCACCGTCAGTCTCTGGTCGCCCAACACCGAAGCCCCGCTTGTCAAAGCTCTCGTCCACCGCGGCCCCGTCCGCTCAATGGCCATCGACAGACAAGGCCGCTACATGGTCTCAACAGGGCAGGACCTGAAGATGCAAGTCTGGGACATCCGCATGTACCGCGAAATCCACTCATACTCATGCTACCAGCCTGGGGCCTCCGCCTCCATCAGTGACCGTGGTTTGACAGCCGTCGGCTGGGGAACACAAGTCAGTGTCTGGCGCGGCCTTTTCGACGCCGCAGCCGCCGACACCCAGAAAGTCCAATCCCCCTACATGTCGTGGGGTGGCGACGGCCAGCGCATCGAAAATCTCCGCTGGTGCCCGTACGAGGATATCCTCGGGGTGGCGCACGACAAGGGCTTCGCGAGCATCATCgttcctggcgctggcgaACCCAACTTCGATGCCCTCGAAGCGAACCCCTACGAAAACCCCAAGCAGCGTCAAGAAGCGGAGGTCCGCGCGCTCATGCACAAGCTCCAGCCCGGCATGATCTCGCTAGACCCCAGCTTCATTGGCAGAGTCGATACAGTCAGcgacaagaagaacagggAGGAAAAGGATCTCGATCGCCGCCCGGAGGACATGATCGAGAAACTCAAGAaccgtggccgtggccggAACAGTGCACTGCGGAAGTATCTCCGCAAAAAGGGCAGGCGCAATGTCGTCGACGAGAAGCTTCTCAGGGCGCAGGCGCTGCACAAGGAGCGCTCGGCGCGTGCAAAGGAGAGACTCAGaagcgagaaggaggagctggggccTGCTTTGGCGAGGTTTGCAAAGAAGGATATATAA
- a CDS encoding small subunit rRNA maturation protein TSR1 (BUSCO:EOG092615SM;~COG:S;~EggNog:ENOG410PGXY;~InterPro:IPR039761,IPR030387,IPR007034,IPR012948;~PFAM:PF08142,PF04950;~go_component: GO:0005634 - nucleus [Evidence IEA];~go_process: GO:0042254 - ribosome biogenesis [Evidence IEA]): MAPTSTVQHHHRSTTKTSHKPYKTGHASKRALKDQAKGKVERGERGTRKTPHQQLMSKLDRRNQARQKQQNKQQERAQATGIFTGQNGAPRHVAIVPLSVDIDTAAIIKALNESVDISGDVSADTIPRVRVDRFRQNIQYIPAKYDLMSALDACRMADFVVIAVSAQVEVEEQGELLLRSIEGQGISNVVAVVQGLDQVNPPKKRPQVSGSLKSFLNYFFPAVDKVLSVDSRQECSNAIRSLCTATPKGIHWRDDRSWMLIENVKWPESAADAVDDVVLTGVVRGKGLKADRLVHVPGWGDYQIGAVTAAPLPTARSKRDDAMTVDESDSSQVLDGPSVDQDDLATVAPEEIEMEDDLESMPDTDKKGVLLDDHHYFSDDDDHIPAKPKRLPRGTSEYQSHWFLDDVSDSGSDIVDEDEDEDMEMDVSGAPEDGVFPDNRDAMTEGGASEYPQSEMFLDPSPEEEAQQLEEYRASRRNEAKEDLEFPDEIELHPNVLARERLARYRGMKSLKSSAWNTTEDRPHEPEDWRRLLQFGDYKGSKNRILREALVGGVSPGNRVDVHLRAVPASLRNKPQPLSLFSLLRHEHKHTVVNINMHLNAAVEQPLKAKEELIVQYGPRRLVVKPIFSSADNTPNNVHKYDRFLHPGRSAIATWIGPLTWGSVPVLVFKTRKASEEEDPEVLDSADGPEPTSATDFSTSTLDLIGTGTVVAPDPSRVVAKRAIITGHPYKIHKRVVTVRYMFFNSEDVNWFKALQLWTRRGRSGFIKESLGTHGYFKCTFDAKLNPQDSVGISLYKRVFPRRARALEEIDN, encoded by the exons ATGGCGCCTACTTCGACGGtgcagcaccaccaccgttCCACCACCAAGACTTCGCACAAGCCTTACAAGACTGGCCATGCTTCTAAGCGCGCTCTGAAGGACCAGGCTAAAG GCAAGGTCGAAAGAGGAGAGCGGGGCACTCGCAAGACCCCTCACCAGCAACTCATGTCGAAACTCGACCGAAGGAACCAGGCTCgccagaagcagcagaacAAGCAGCAAGAGAGGGCCCAGGCTACAGGCATTTTCACCGGTCAAAATGGGGCGCCCCGTCACGTCGCCATCGTTCCCCTCTCGGTCGATATTGATACCGCTGCCATCATCAAGGCATTGAACGAAAGTGTTGATATCTCAGGCGATGTCTCAGCGGATACTATCCCTCGTGTCCGTGTTGATCGCTTCCGACAGAACATACAGTATATCCCGGCCAAGTATGACTTGATGAGCGCTTTGGATGCTTGCCGGATGGCGGATTTCGTTGTGATAGCGGTTTCCGCACAGGTTGAGGTGGAAGAGCAAGGGGAGCTGTTGCTCAGGTCAATCGAGGGCCAGGGTATTTCAAATGTTGTTGCGGTTGTACAG GGCCTCGATCAAGTCAACCCTCCTAAGAAACGCCCCCAAGTATCTGGATCCCTCAAATCATTCTTGAACTACTTCTTCCCAGCTGTCGACAAGGTCCTTTCAGTTGATTCCCGACAAGAATGCTCAAATGCTATCCGATCTCTCTGCACCGCAACACCCAAAGGTATCCACTGGCGTGATGACCGGAGTTGGATGCTTATTGAAAACGTCAAATGGCCTGAAAGTGCTGCGGATGCGGTGGATGACGTGGTGTTGACTGGTGTTGTACGTGGGAAGGGTTTGAAGGCAGACCGCCTGGTCCATGTTCCCGGCTGGGGCGATTACCAGATCGGTGCTGTCACCGCTGCTCCACTGCCTACTGCACGATCCAAGCGGGATGATGCGATGACTGTCGACGAAAGCGACTCGTCCCAAGTGTTGGATGGGCCATCTGTGGATCAAGACGACTTGGCTACTGTTGCACCGGAAGAAAttgagatggaagatgaTTTGGAGTCTATGCCGGATACAGATAAGAAGGGTGTTCTTCTGGATGACCACCACTATTTctctgacgatgatgatcatatcccgGCCAAGCCGAAGAGGCTACCGCGAGGTACTTCCGAGTACCAATCGCATTGGTTCCTGGATGACGTATCGGACTCCGGTTCCGACATTgtagacgaggatgaggatgaagatatgGAAATGGACGTCTCTGGCGCTCCCGAGGATGGTGTATTCCCAGACAACCGCGATGCTATGACAGAAGGCGGAGCCTCGGAATACCCTCAATCAGAAATGTTCCTTGACCCCTCaccagaggaggaagcaCAGCAATTGGAAGAGTACAGAGCCAGCCGGAGGAACGAAGCTAAGGAAGACCTTGAATTCCCCGATGAGATCGAGCTTCACCCCAACGTCCTCGCCCGAGAGCGACTGGCTAGATACCGAGGAATGAAGAGTCTTAAGTCTAGCGCTTGGAACACAACAGAGGACCGACCTCACGAACCTGAGGATTGGCGACGGCTTCTCCAATTCGGTGATTACAAGGGCTCCAAGAACAGGATTTTAAGAGAAGCCCTCGTCGGCGGTGTCAGCCCAGGAAACCGCGTCGATGTCCACCTTCGTGCAGTCCCTGCCTCGCTCCGCAACAAACCCCAACCCTtatctctcttctctctccttcgccaCGAACATAAGCACACCGtggtcaacatcaacatGCACCTTAACGCAGCCGTCGAACAGCCGctcaaagccaaagaagagCTCATCGTGCAATACGGCCCGCGGCGCCTAGTTGTTAAGCCTATCTTCTCATCTGCAGACAACACGCCCAACAACGTCCACAAATACGACCGCTTCCTCCACCCCGGCCGCAGCGCAATCGCCACTTGGATTGGACCACTCACGTGGGGCTCTGTccccgtcctcgtcttcaagaCTCGAAAGGCttcagaggaagaagacccaGAGGTGCTGGACTCCGCCGACGGACCGGAACCAACATCAGCCACAGacttctcaacatccaccctTGACCTAATCGGCACGGGCACGGTCGTGGCCCCCGACCCATCGCGCGTTGTCGCCAAACGCGCCATCATCACAGGCCACCCGTACAAGATCCACAAGCGTGTTGTCACTGTTCGCTACATGTTTTTCAACTCCGAGGACGTGAATTGGTTCAAGGCGTTGCAACTATGGACAAGACGCGGACGCAGCGGGTTCATAAAGGAGAGTCTCGGTACACATGGATATTTCAAGTGCACTTTCGATGCGAAGCTGAACCCACAGGATTCTGTGGGAATTAGTTTGTACAAGCGAGTGTTTCCACgaagggcgagggcgctGGAAGAGATTGATAACTAA
- a CDS encoding DUF726 domain protein (COG:S;~EggNog:ENOG410PJ9K;~InterPro:IPR007941,IPR029058;~PFAM:PF05277;~TransMembrane:5 (i188-205o211-227i265-288o308-328i436-457o)), which translates to MWKKLNNSFGSGPKEESKNDQDLTTILSRPQRADLTVLVAEITQRMRSLVEETFKAPAEQHPKSSAPSQLIDLGEGDSGPPPPSTKESKRSEDDHVRTEYVPTAEDFKAEANLLTQFDDWRDTVLLRIGEVVNRDVEDRDEEASSERRDEERPRSSYDDDDDPSWSRLSEVYHPVETPLIRLPKPKKLLILHSLLLLMLSLEHYSANSRVLMMYAASSLGLGVKTLNQDEVKVSRGLLDAALQMPANADAQSKGRESDPSRKWKVGIASVAGAVLIGVTGGLAAPFIAAGLGTVMGGLGLGATAAAGYLGAVAGSGVIVGGLFGAYGGRMTGRMVDKYAREVDDFAFLPIHGSRHRFDDEKEAAQEDHRLRVTIGITGWLTEEDNFVVPWRVIGKDSEVFGLRWETKPLLNLGNAIDSLVTSAAWAAGRQVLTKTIFAGLLSALVLPVGLMKVAGIADNPFSVAKARSDKAGEVLADALISKVQGERPVTLIGYSLGSRVIYSCLQTLAKRHAYGLVETAILMGSPTPSDTPDWRSMRRVVSGRLVNVYSENDSVLAFLYRTSSLQYGVAGLQPIENVPGVENLDVSDIISGHLRYQFLLGRILRTIGLECISAREVAREEQALAIKDRQQEQQRIQNERRAGIEGDNEAARRKLESGEIAVEEQPQSQPQPQIEARHGIPRRPVPLKSVEENKGREQS; encoded by the coding sequence ATGTGGAAGAAACTCAATAACTCCTTTGGGTCCGGTCCCAAGGAGGAGTCGAAAAACGACCAAGACCTAACAACAATTCTAAGTCGACCACAGCGGGCGGACCTTACAGTTCTCGTCGCTGAGATAACACAGCGCATGAGGAGCTTGGTTGAAGAGACTTTCAAAGCGCCAGCTGAACAACACCCAAAATCTTCCGCACCCAGCCAGCTGATTGATCTGGGCGAGGGAGATAGTGGCCCACCACCTCCAAGTACGAAGGAATCAAAGAGATCAGAAGACGACCATGTCCGCACAGAATACGTTCCAACGGCCGAAGATTTCAAAGCTGAAGCGAATCTTCTGACCCAATTCGACGACTGGAGAGACACCGTTCTTCTCCGGATCGGTGAGGTTGTCAATCGAGATGTGGAAGACCGGGATGAAGAAGCGAGCTCCGAACGACGGGATGAGGAACGACCTCGAAGCTCGtatgacgacgatgatgatcccTCTTGGAGCCGACTTTCCGAAGTTTATCATCCGGTAGAAACACCATTGATCCGCCtccccaagcccaagaagtTGTTGATCTTGCACTCTCTACTATTGTTAATGCTTAGTTTGGAACATTACAGTGCCAACTCTCGGGTTTTGATGATGTACGCCGCTTCCAGCTTAGGCTTGGGTGTTAAGACTTTGAACCAAGACGAAGTCAAGGTGTCGCGAGGACTACTGGACGCCGCTCTTCAAATGCCAGCGAATGCCGACGCTCAGAGTAAAGGTAGAGAAAGTGACCCATCAAGAAAATGGAAAGTCGGTATTGCATCCGTCGCTGGAGCCGTATTGATTGGTGTTACTGGTGGACTGGCGGCGCCTTTTATTGCAGCTGGTCTAGGAACAGTAATGGGTGGGCTTGGCTTGGGAgccactgctgctgccggtTACCTTGGTGCTGTTGCAGGCAGCGGGGTCATCGTTGGTGGTCTTTTTGGGGCTTATGGTGGGCGTATGACAGGACGCATGGTGGACAAATATGCCCGTGAGGTGGACGATTTCGCCTTCTTGCCTATTCATGGTTCTCGACATCGATTTGATGACGAAAAGGAAGCAGCCCAGGAGGATCATCGCCTTCGAGTTACGATTGGCATTACGGGATGGCtaacagaagaagacaactTTGTCGTTCCCTGGCGTGTTATCGGCAAGGATTCTGAAGTATTCGGCCTTCGCTGGGAAACAAAACCCCTTTTGAATCTTGGAAATGCCATAGATTCCTTGGTTACTTCCGCAGCCTGGGCGGCTGGCCGCCAGGTCTTAACCAAAACAATCTTTGCTGGCCTTTTGAGTGCGCTAGTCTTGCCCGTGGGCCTTATGAAAGTCGCCGGCATTGCCGACAACCCTTTCAGCGTTGCCAAGGCTCGATCTGACAAGGCGGGTGAAGTTCTTGCCGACGCCCTGATTAGCAAGGTACAAGGCGAAAGACCTGTTACACTTATTGGGTACTCTTTGGGATCCCGCGTCATCTACTCATGCCTTCAGACTTTAGCCAAAAGACATGCATATGGACTGGTTGAGACAGCAATTCTTATGGGATCCCCAACACCATCCGATACACCCGACTGGCGTTCCATGCGACGTGTGGTTAGTGGACGACTTGTCAACGTTTATTCAGAAAATGACTCCGTGCTTGCTTTCCTATACCGAACAAGCAGCCTTCAGTATGGTGTTGCTGGACTACAACCTATCGAGAACGTCCCCGGCGTCGAAAATCTCGATGTGAGCGATATTATAAGTGGCCACCTCCGCTACCAGTTCCTACTTGGGCGGATACTACGCACAATAGGACTAGAGTGTATCAGCGCCCGGGAAGTCGCACGCGAGGAGCAAGCCTTGGCTATAAAGGACCGGCAGCAGGAACAGCAACGGATCCAGAATGAGCGCCGAGCTGGAATTGAAGGAGATAATGAGGCGGCACGCAGGAAGCTGGAAAGCGGCGAgattgctgttgaggagcAACCTCAGtcccagccacagccacagatAGAAGCTCGACATGGCATCCCACGACGCCCCGTCCCGTTGAAGTCTGTTGAAGAGAACAAAGGGCGAGAGCAGTCCTAG
- the SEC62 gene encoding Sec62 family protein translocation protein (BUSCO:EOG09263W7L;~COG:U;~EggNog:ENOG410PGTC;~InterPro:IPR004728,IPR011553;~PFAM:PF03839;~TransMembrane:2 (i245-266o272-303i);~go_component: GO:0030176 - integral component of endoplasmic reticulum membrane [Evidence IEA];~go_process: GO:0015031 - protein transport [Evidence IEA]), whose protein sequence is MAAPGQPSPQQLAAMQQQFAAEAAKRGMTPEDFAKQQREQLNAEAAKHGVSTEEYVAQLRMRAMAAQQKAAQVQRELNAKGEGSGQPGQPGQPGQPGQGPQTHTQQVPVNPNNPKDPKAIAVAQFLQSQNLKPRTCIMDGQRKDMFKVKRAIRALESPAYAKAQKKNPLLPPVTDRASAENVFKLLPLSILALRVSKVDPHAGHNHGKAKRVKGLWTVKIEQHQEADPMMHYVWLYEGPQWKQKAMAAAVVAGIFAVVLFPLWPMVLRQGVWYLSVGMMGLLGLFFAMAIFRLILFCITVFAVPPGLWLFPNLFEDVGFFDSFKPTWGWQETGKKKKKSKKATEVPAAQAAESAPTATTTATTSTDTAGPVKRNLAPRVEEVTEE, encoded by the exons ATGGCCGCCCCCGGCCAACCTTCCCCTCAGCAGCTGGCCGCtatgcagcagcagttcGCTGCTGAGGCGGCCAAGCGAGGAATGACCCCCGAAGACTTTGCCAAACAACAGCGTGAGCAATTAAATGCAGAAGCCGCGAAGCATGGCGTATCAACTGAGGAATATGTCGCGCAACTACGGATGCGTGCAATGGCTGCCCAGCAGAAGGCCGCCCAGGTTCAACGGGAACTCAACGccaagggcgagggctcGGGACAGCCAGGTCAACCTGGTCAACCTGGTCAGCCCGGTCAAGGCCCGCAGACGCACACGCAACAGGTTCCTGTCAACCCCAACAATCCAAAGGATCCCAAGGCGATCGCAGTCGCGCAATTTCTGCAATCACAAAACTTGAAGCCGAGAACATGCATCATGGACGGGCAAAGGAAAGATATGTTCAAGG TGAAACGTGCAATTCGTGCCCTTGAGTCACCTGCATATGCGAAAgctcagaagaagaaccctcTTCTGCCGCCAGTGACCGACCGCGCCTCGGCCGAGAACGTATTCAAGCTCCTCCCCCTATCCATTCTTGCCCTACGAGTCTCGAAGGTCGATCCTCATGCTGGCCACAACCATGGCAAGGCGAAGAGAGTCAAGGGACTATGGACAGTGAAGATCGAGCAGCACCAGGAAGCCGATCCGATGATGCACTACGTCTGGCTGTATGAGGGGCCGCAATGGAAACAGAAGGCAATGGCTGCTGCCGTAGTGGCCGGAATATTCGCGGTCGTACTGTTCCCTCTTTGGCCCATGGTTTTGAGGCAAGGAGTGTGGTACCTGAGTGTAGGCATGATGGGCCTCCTTGgtctcttcttcgccatggcTATATTCCGTCTTATTTTGTTCTGTATCACCGTCTTTGCTGTACCCCCTGGTCTCTGGCTCTTCCCCAATCTTTTCGAAGATGTCGGTTTCTTCGACAGCTTCAAGCCCACATGGGGGTGGCAAGAG actggaaagaagaagaagaaatccaaGAAGGCTACCGAAGTACCAGCTGCCCAGGCTGCGGAGTCAGCACCAACGGCAACTACGACTGCAACTACAAGCACGGACACAGCTGGTCCAGTGAAGCGTAACCTCGCACCTCGCGTTGAGGAGGTTACCGAGGAGTGA
- a CDS encoding uncharacterized protein (COG:S;~EggNog:ENOG410PR7H;~InterPro:IPR036113,IPR003837;~PFAM:PF02686;~go_process: GO:0006450 - regulation of translational fidelity [Evidence IEA]), with the protein MLRRAAPRLSTAPYSSLRVNQSIFRYYSSKPDDTDIESMLAKPTWSVRSLLPDPAARPSSPTVTPAQLKHLLRLSALPQPSSPEEEQQMLETLESQIHFVREIQKVDTTGVEPLQSIRDESPEAVKESTIGLEQLKEALSKERVIGRNKKIQRIESARNDRPDGDAWDGNALRYASKTKGKFFVVDTANS; encoded by the coding sequence ATGCTCCGACGCGCAGCTCCTCGCCTATCCACCGCACCCTACTCAAGCCTACGAGTCAACCAGTCTATATTTCGATACTATTCCTCAAAACCCGATGATACAGATATTGAGTCCATGCTCGCGAAGCCAACATGGTCCGTCCGATCTTTACTTCCTGACCCTGCCGCGCGACCGTCTTCCCCGACCGTCACCCCTGCCCAGCTTAAACACCTGCTTCGTCTATCAGCTCTTCCCCAACCGTCTAGCCCTGAGGAGGAACAGCAGATGCTTGAAACACTTGAGTCTCAAATCCACTTCGTAAGAGAGATCCAGAAAGTAGACACTACTGGGGTTGAGCCTCTGCAGAGTATTCGCGATGAGAGCCCGGAGGCAGTCAAAGAGAGCACGATTGGGTTGGAGCAGCTGAAAGAAGCCCTGTCGAAGGAACGAGTCATTGGCCGAAATAAGAAGATTCAACGCATTGAATCGGCGAGAAATGATCGTCCTGACGGTGATGCTTGGGATGGCAATGCGCTTCGTTATGCCTCCAAAACGAAGGGGAAGTTCTTCGTTGTTGACACTGCCAACTCCTAA
- the sec17 gene encoding alpha-soluble NSF attachment protein SEC17 (BUSCO:EOG09263X22;~COG:U;~EggNog:ENOG410PH2H;~InterPro:IPR011990,IPR000744;~PFAM:PF14938;~go_function: GO:0005515 - protein binding [Evidence IEA];~go_process: GO:0006886 - intracellular protein transport [Evidence IEA]): MAADPRALLQKAEKALQGASGGFSFFGGRTEKYENAADLYTQAANAFRIQKLNKEAGQAFEKAAAIQTQNLNEPGDSANTLQEAFKVYRKSDPEDAVRVLSSAIQYYVLNGNLRRAATQQQYLAEVYETELGDVKNALEAYEKTAEWFDADNAEALANKHFLKAADLAALESDYYKAIDHYERIARTSINNGLMKWSVKDYLLKAGLCHLATNDMVSANRALESYRDVDPTFNSTREHQLLVDLIQTMEARDQEAFADKLFQFDQLSKLDKWKTTILLRIKNGIEGPEEDDFA, translated from the exons ATGGCCGCAGACCCTCgagccctcctccagaaa GCCGAGAAAGCGCTTCAAGGTGCTTCAGGCGGCTTCAGTTTCTTCGGCGGTCGTACTGAGAAATATGAGAACGCAGCAGATCTATACACACAGGCCGCCAACGCATTCCGAATCCAGAAGCTGA ACAAGGAAGCCGGTCAAGCTTTTGAAAAAGCTGCCGCTATCCAGACCCAGAACTTGAACGAACCCGGTGACTCCGCCAACACATTGCAGGAGGCCTTCAAGGTCTACCGCAAGTCAGACCCCGAGGACGCCGTCCGCGTGCTTTCATCCGCCATACAGTACTATGTATTGAACGGGAACCTCCGCCGAGCAgccacccagcagcagtaCCTGGCAGAAGTATACGAGACGGAACTAGGGGATGTAAAGAATGCACTGGAAGCTTATGAGAAGACCGCGGAGTGGTTCGATGCCGACAACGCTGAAGC TCTCGCAAACAAGCACTTCCTCAAAGCAGCCGATTTAGCCGCCCTTGAAAGCGACTACTACAAAGCAATTGACCACTATGAGCGGATTGCCCGCACAtccatcaacaacggccTAATGAAGTGGTCCGTTAAAGATTATCTTCTAAAAGCCGGGCTCTGTCATCTAGCCACCAAT GACATGGTCTCCGCCAACCGCGCCCTCGAGAGCTATCGTGACGTTGACCCAACATTCAACTCAACGAGAGAACACCAACTGCTTGTAGACCTGATTCAGACTATGGAGGCGCGAGACCAAGAGGCATTCGCCGATAAACTCTTCCAGTTCGATCAGCTCAGCAAGCTAGATAAGTGGAAGACGACGATTCTATTGCGGATCAAGAACGGGATTGAAGGaccagaggaagatgatttTGCTTAA